A stretch of Bacillus pseudomycoides DNA encodes these proteins:
- a CDS encoding (Fe-S)-binding protein: MKVSLFITCLSDVFFPQVGKSVVEIMGKCGVEVDFPEGQTCCGQPAYNSGYPKEAKLVAKQMIKAFEHSEYIVTPSGSCASMIHHYYKELFKDDSEWYEKAVHLANRTYELTDFLMNVLGKSDLNSKLARAAVFHQSCHMSRGLGIKDEPLKLLSQVEGLDVKELPYCQDCCGFGGTFAVKMSSISETMVDEKIKHIETAEANLLIGADMGCLMNIGGRLRRKNKDIQVLHVAEVLAKGLNQ, from the coding sequence ATGAAAGTTTCGCTATTTATTACGTGTTTATCAGATGTATTTTTTCCTCAAGTAGGTAAGAGTGTTGTGGAAATTATGGGGAAATGTGGAGTGGAAGTAGATTTTCCTGAAGGACAGACTTGTTGCGGACAACCTGCTTACAATAGTGGATACCCAAAAGAAGCAAAGCTAGTAGCGAAGCAAATGATAAAAGCATTTGAGCATAGTGAATATATTGTAACTCCTTCAGGGTCTTGTGCTAGCATGATTCATCATTATTATAAAGAGCTGTTTAAGGATGATAGTGAATGGTATGAAAAAGCAGTTCATTTAGCGAATAGGACGTATGAGTTAACGGATTTTTTAATGAATGTACTTGGAAAAAGTGATTTGAATTCTAAGCTAGCTAGGGCGGCAGTTTTCCATCAATCTTGTCATATGAGCCGCGGACTTGGTATAAAAGATGAACCTCTCAAGTTACTATCACAAGTAGAAGGTCTAGACGTAAAAGAATTACCATATTGTCAAGATTGCTGCGGGTTTGGTGGTACTTTTGCAGTGAAAATGAGCTCGATTTCTGAAACGATGGTTGATGAAAAAATAAAACATATTGAGACGGCAGAAGCCAATCTCTTAATTGGAGCAGATATGGGATGTCTTATGAATATTGGCGGGCGGTTACGTAGAAAAAATAAAGATATTCAAGTGTTACATGTAGCAGAAGTACTAGCGAAGGGGCTGAATCAATGA
- a CDS encoding LysR family transcriptional regulator: protein MDIRQLRYFIAIAEERQLTRAAHRLHMAQPPLSRQLSLLEQELSVSLFERNGRNMHLTEEGKILYIKAKSIIGQLEETITEIKDTGEGLRGNLSIGAFHSCIPFLSEKIRYFQKNYPNVNLKIWEGGPLYLTEHLTNRNIELAVLRTPFNKEIFSSICLSKEPFVLVAPAKWELHNSQLPSSINELHHIPLLLLHKDKEDSYHQLVIDECNRRGIKLNIACECPDSAFVLMLIMAGIGASILPKSAVSYIPQEFIRIVDLIDFPFQSESSIIWLKDRKLSNSARRFIECT, encoded by the coding sequence ATGGATATAAGACAACTTCGATATTTTATTGCGATCGCTGAAGAAAGGCAGCTTACTCGCGCTGCTCATCGACTGCATATGGCACAGCCTCCTTTAAGCAGACAACTATCGTTACTAGAACAAGAGTTATCAGTAAGCCTATTTGAAAGAAACGGCCGAAACATGCATTTAACTGAAGAAGGTAAAATCTTATATATAAAAGCAAAAAGTATCATCGGACAATTAGAGGAAACCATTACAGAAATTAAAGATACCGGTGAAGGGTTAAGGGGAAATTTATCTATTGGAGCATTTCATTCTTGTATTCCTTTTCTATCTGAAAAAATCCGTTATTTTCAAAAAAACTATCCGAATGTGAACTTAAAAATATGGGAAGGAGGCCCTTTATACTTAACAGAGCATCTAACAAATCGGAATATCGAGCTCGCTGTCTTGCGTACCCCTTTTAATAAGGAGATTTTTTCAAGCATTTGTTTATCAAAAGAACCGTTCGTATTAGTCGCGCCCGCTAAATGGGAACTACATAACTCACAACTTCCAAGCTCCATAAACGAACTTCATCATATCCCTCTTTTACTGTTACATAAAGATAAAGAAGATAGCTATCATCAACTCGTCATTGATGAATGCAATCGCCGTGGTATAAAATTAAATATAGCGTGTGAATGTCCTGATTCTGCATTCGTACTTATGCTCATCATGGCGGGAATCGGAGCCTCAATTCTACCTAAAAGTGCCGTATCTTATATCCCACAAGAATTTATCAGAATAGTAGATTTAATAGATTTTCCGTTCCAATCTGAATCATCAATTATATGGTTAAAAGATCGGAAGCTCTCTAACAGTGCTAGACGATTTATAGAATGTACGTAA
- a CDS encoding DUF3784 domain-containing protein: protein MALFASPSLCIIAIISFALSYFVGVKQYTWLLSGFNERRVKDKQKLANIVGLYNLGAGVAATIGSAFTTPNTQIIVPIIIVGHVVLAAYVNIRMVH from the coding sequence ATGGCGCTCTTTGCTTCTCCATCATTATGTATCATCGCTATAATCTCTTTCGCATTATCTTATTTTGTAGGTGTTAAACAGTACACCTGGCTCTTATCTGGATTTAACGAACGACGCGTCAAAGATAAGCAAAAACTAGCAAACATAGTTGGGCTTTACAATCTAGGTGCAGGTGTTGCTGCAACAATTGGTAGTGCCTTCACTACACCAAATACACAAATTATTGTTCCTATTATTATCGTTGGACATGTTGTATTAGCGGCTTACGTGAATATAAGAATGGTTCATTAA
- a CDS encoding hotdog domain-containing protein — MSLKVGDIITFERTFTVRDVELFTEISGDEGIHHITPDEQGRLVTQGLLTATLPTKIGGDNNVLARTMKFEFLRPVFTGDSIICEAKIEKYERQKNHRTAIISSFLCKNQNEKVVLKGNFSGVIL; from the coding sequence ATGTCTTTAAAAGTAGGAGATATAATTACGTTTGAACGAACTTTTACAGTAAGGGATGTTGAATTATTTACAGAGATTTCAGGTGATGAAGGAATTCACCATATAACCCCAGATGAACAGGGCAGACTTGTAACTCAAGGGTTACTAACGGCAACTCTACCAACGAAAATAGGTGGAGATAATAACGTACTGGCTCGTACTATGAAGTTTGAGTTTTTAAGACCTGTATTTACAGGGGATTCAATAATTTGTGAAGCTAAAATTGAAAAATACGAAAGGCAAAAAAATCATAGAACAGCTATTATTTCATCCTTTTTATGTAAAAATCAGAATGAAAAAGTAGTATTAAAAGGCAACTTTTCAGGTGTAATACTTTAA
- a CDS encoding VOC family protein, with product MLINKVILYSQALEEVQEFYLHTLGFQLLHSSEVSFSIQVGESELEFRKNHSNTKPFYHFAFNIPSNKFSEAKEWVKNKVVLNIEDGEDEVYFSRLNAHSFYFMDPAGNIVEFISRNTISPESNKPFSVHSILNVSEMSMTTDQVLEVGNQLIEYGILVRDGEALSDGFQFMGENGVYLLLGPSGRRWFFSDLDAEVYPLMIEVDNEKQIEVNRQGECNISIKK from the coding sequence ATGTTGATAAATAAAGTGATTCTATACAGTCAAGCATTAGAAGAAGTGCAAGAATTCTATTTACATACATTAGGGTTTCAGTTATTGCATAGTAGTGAAGTGAGTTTTAGCATCCAAGTAGGAGAGAGCGAATTAGAGTTTCGTAAAAACCATTCGAATACCAAGCCTTTTTATCATTTTGCTTTCAATATTCCGTCTAATAAGTTTTCTGAAGCAAAAGAATGGGTAAAAAATAAGGTCGTTTTAAATATAGAAGATGGAGAGGATGAAGTATATTTTTCACGCTTGAATGCACATTCTTTCTATTTTATGGATCCTGCAGGGAATATTGTAGAGTTTATTTCTAGAAATACTATATCTCCAGAAAGTAATAAACCTTTCTCTGTTCACTCTATATTAAATGTAAGTGAAATGAGTATGACGACAGATCAAGTTCTCGAAGTTGGAAATCAATTGATAGAATATGGGATTTTAGTAAGAGATGGAGAAGCGTTAAGTGATGGTTTTCAGTTTATGGGAGAGAATGGGGTCTACTTATTATTAGGGCCATCCGGGCGCCGATGGTTTTTCTCGGATTTAGATGCAGAAGTTTATCCGTTAATGATAGAAGTTGATAACGAAAAACAGATTGAGGTGAATAGACAAGGGGAATGTAACATATCCATTAAGAAGTAA
- a CDS encoding ketoacyl-ACP synthase III, whose protein sequence is MNSKARITAVGTYVPEKVLSNEALSNLVETTDEWIVQRTGMHERRITSPDEFSTTLCIRAVQNLIDRFHVSIDDVDLIIVATATPDYMFPNTASQVQAHFEIPHTGAMDLSAACAGFVYGLIVANGLITSGTNKKILVIGAETLSKITDYSDRTTCILFGDGAGAALVEYDENNPSFLGTHMGSKGSGGINLYQTALSKTMNGAPLQDTPYLVQNGRAVYKWAVNTVPQGVQELLEKNHFNISNIDWFIPHSVNLRMIESICERTGVSLDRTLMSLQYCGNTSAASIPLALDIGLKDGKIQNGDTLLLYGFGGGLVHAGLILKWNI, encoded by the coding sequence ATGAATTCAAAAGCACGAATTACAGCTGTTGGGACTTATGTACCCGAGAAAGTTCTATCAAACGAAGCTTTATCAAATCTTGTTGAAACGACCGATGAATGGATTGTACAGCGAACTGGTATGCATGAGAGAAGAATTACTTCCCCTGACGAATTCTCTACAACCTTATGTATTCGAGCTGTTCAAAATTTAATCGATCGATTCCATGTTTCTATTGATGACGTTGATTTAATTATTGTCGCAACAGCTACACCGGATTACATGTTCCCTAATACCGCAAGTCAAGTTCAGGCTCATTTTGAAATACCTCATACAGGCGCAATGGATCTAAGTGCAGCTTGCGCTGGATTTGTATATGGATTAATTGTTGCCAACGGCCTCATTACTTCGGGAACTAACAAAAAGATACTTGTGATTGGCGCTGAAACACTTTCAAAAATCACAGATTATAGTGACCGTACTACTTGCATACTTTTCGGAGACGGTGCTGGTGCAGCTCTTGTAGAATACGATGAAAACAACCCTAGTTTTTTAGGAACTCATATGGGATCTAAAGGTTCTGGTGGAATCAACTTATACCAAACTGCCTTATCAAAAACAATGAATGGAGCCCCATTACAAGACACACCTTACCTTGTGCAAAACGGAAGAGCGGTTTACAAATGGGCTGTAAACACAGTTCCACAAGGCGTACAAGAATTGCTAGAAAAAAATCATTTCAATATATCAAATATTGATTGGTTCATTCCACATAGCGTCAATTTAAGAATGATTGAATCCATTTGCGAACGAACTGGCGTTTCCCTTGATCGTACACTTATGAGTCTACAATATTGCGGAAACACTTCTGCTGCTTCTATTCCACTAGCACTTGATATCGGATTAAAAGATGGAAAAATTCAGAATGGTGACACCCTACTTTTATACGGATTCGGCGGAGGACTTGTACATGCAGGACTCATTTTAAAATGGAATATATAA
- a CDS encoding NAD(P)/FAD-dependent oxidoreductase, which produces MLDVIIVGAGQAGLAMGYYLQQGNYNFVLLDGGKRIGDSWGKRYDSLQLFTPRDYCALPGMRLNGNQNEFPSKDEIANYLEAYAKRFSIPVRLNMNVSKIRKKGNEFEVYTSKEILQSKRVIIASGAFDEPFIPSISQNLSNDIFQIHSSQYQSPKQIPEGAVLVVGGGNSGAQIAVELAKSREVTIAVSHSFPFLPLTIMGKSIFAWLEKIGLLYAGTNTRRGRWFQKRKDPIFGFECKELIRNGEITVKPKVVSTLQDKVVFSDGSKCHVQNVVWSTGFIPDYQWIEIEGAVNQVGFPIHTRGVSGVQGLYYIGLPWQHQRGSALLCGVGRDAEFVFSMIQKEGEKLQ; this is translated from the coding sequence ATGTTAGATGTAATTATAGTAGGAGCTGGTCAAGCAGGTTTAGCTATGGGATATTACTTGCAGCAAGGAAACTATAACTTTGTTTTATTGGATGGAGGGAAGAGGATTGGTGATTCATGGGGAAAGCGATACGATTCTTTACAATTGTTTACACCAAGGGATTATTGTGCATTGCCAGGTATGAGGTTAAATGGAAACCAAAATGAATTTCCTAGTAAAGATGAAATTGCAAATTATTTAGAAGCGTATGCGAAACGTTTTTCCATACCGGTGAGGTTAAATATGAATGTTTCAAAAATAAGAAAGAAAGGAAATGAGTTTGAAGTCTATACTTCGAAAGAAATTTTACAATCCAAACGTGTTATTATCGCATCAGGCGCTTTTGATGAACCTTTCATTCCTTCCATTTCTCAAAATCTTTCAAATGACATCTTTCAAATTCATTCTTCACAATATCAGTCACCAAAGCAAATTCCAGAAGGAGCAGTTCTTGTAGTTGGGGGAGGAAACTCAGGTGCACAAATTGCAGTAGAACTTGCAAAATCTCGCGAGGTTACGATTGCGGTAAGTCACTCCTTTCCATTTTTACCACTTACAATAATGGGGAAAAGTATTTTTGCCTGGCTTGAGAAAATAGGATTATTATATGCGGGAACCAATACAAGGCGGGGAAGATGGTTTCAGAAGCGGAAAGATCCTATATTTGGTTTTGAATGTAAGGAGCTCATCCGTAATGGGGAAATAACAGTAAAACCAAAAGTCGTAAGTACATTACAGGATAAAGTAGTTTTTTCAGATGGTAGCAAATGCCATGTTCAGAATGTAGTCTGGTCTACAGGGTTTATACCAGATTACCAGTGGATTGAAATAGAAGGGGCAGTGAATCAAGTAGGATTCCCCATTCATACGAGAGGGGTTAGCGGGGTGCAAGGGTTATATTATATTGGATTACCCTGGCAACATCAAAGAGGATCTGCGCTTCTTTGTGGTGTGGGTCGAGACGCGGAGTTTGTATTTTCAATGATTCAAAAAGAAGGCGAAAAGCTTCAATAA